A single window of Solanum dulcamara chromosome 5, daSolDulc1.2, whole genome shotgun sequence DNA harbors:
- the LOC129888850 gene encoding autophagy-related protein 18a-like, whose protein sequence is MATVSPLPSPFQHPNTSSKFSSPMLQPYVEQLEDQDKQQLQPQQAAVGQVNNDPKQSHLNPCPNHVFIDKAISTLYRVSFNQNGSCFAIGTDCGIRVYSCDPFCEMFRRYFDNGGGIGIVEMLFRSNILVFVGNGDNPQYPRNKVIIWDDHQSRCIGELRFRSAVRGVRLRRDCIVVILEQKIFIYNFADVKLVHQIETISNPKGLCEISQLAVSPVLVCPGLQNGQVRVEHFTSKRTKFIFAHDSRIAAFALSHEGHVLATASIKGTLIRIFSTQDGTLLQEVRRGADRAEIHSVSFDPTAQWLAVSSDKGTVHVFRLKVNLGNQDKTRTTPNFRVTLAASSSPLSFIKGVLPKYFSSEWSVAQFKLPGDSEYIVTFGHEKNTLLILGLEGSFIRCKFDPASGKEMTQLEIHNFLKSKKAS, encoded by the exons ATGGCCACTGTTTCCCCTCTCCCCTCACCATTTCAGCACCCAAATACTAGTTCAAAGTTTTCATCACCAATGCTTCAACCTTACGTAGAGCAACTAGAAGATCAAGACAAGCAACAGCTTCAGCCACAACAAGCTGCTGTTGGACAGGTAAATAATGATCCTAAGCAGAGTCACCTTAATCCATGCCCTAACCATGTCTTCATTGATAAAGCAATCTCAACTCTATACCGTGTTTCCTTCAATCAAAATGGTAGCTGTTTCGCCATTGGCACTGATTGCGGCATTAGAGTCTATAGCTGTGACCCTTTCTGTGAGATGTTTCGACGATACTTTGATAATGGAGGTGGTATTGGAATTGTTGAGATGCTCTTCAGAAGTAATATACTAGTCTTCGTGGGAAATGGAGATAATCCACAATATCCTCGAAACAAGGTCATAATTTGGGATGACCATCAAAGCCGCTGCATTGGAGAGCTCCGTTTCAGGTCGGCTGTGCGTGGTGTGCGGCTTCGACGGGACTGCATCGTAGTTATACTTGAGCAgaagatatttatatataattttgctgATGTGAAGCTCGTCCACCAGATTGAGACAATTTCAAATCCAAAAGGACTCTGTGAAATTTCACAACTGGCTGTATCACCTGTGCTGGTGTGCCCTGGGTTGCAAAATGGTCAAGTTCGGGTTGAGCATTTCACATCAAAAAGGACTAAGTTTATCTTTGCACATGATTCTAGGATTGCAGCTTTTGCTCTTAGTCATGAGGGGCATGTGCTGGCAACAGCAAGTATCAAGGGTACTCTTATCCGGATTTTCAGCACACAGGATGGTACATTGTTACAGGAG GTAAGGAGAGGTGCTGATAGAGCAGAAATTCACAGTGTTTCATTTGATCCAACTGCTCAGTGGCTAGCAGTCTCTAGTGACAAAGGCACAGTTCATGTTTTTAGGCTCAAGGTCAATCTGGGGAATCAGGATAAGACAAGAACTACTCCTAATTTCCGTGTTACTTTGGCTGCATCGAGTTCACCACTTTCCTTCATCAAAG GAGTACTTCCAAAGTATTTTAGCTCAGAATGGTCTGTGGCTCAATTCAAATTGCCCGGAGATTCTGAGTACATTGTTACTTTTGGTCATGAAAAGAATACATTGTTAATTCTTGGCTTGGAAGGAAG CTTTATTAGATGCAAGTTCGACCCAGCCTCTGGCAAAGAGATGACTCAGTTGGAAATTCACAACTTTCTGAAGTCCAAAAAGGCCTCGTGA